A window of Silurus meridionalis isolate SWU-2019-XX chromosome 4, ASM1480568v1, whole genome shotgun sequence contains these coding sequences:
- the LOC124384926 gene encoding uncharacterized protein LOC124384926 isoform X1 yields MHHAGVCPPAGQTVHCVAAAASHPQHTPALHCRFGNRYTGLVTRRRMLCLVLLSWLCSVVTAFSQFIVCNSIDTWGTEGLGFIWTNHTLHKPHHPAPSVIGKYLPYGGFLSKFLVEDLNNFTYAEIHSSHWGVCAHDTVLSPAFLVYVYDVAVFFIPLLILLGIYIDLNCVMSHQAVMSLSELQMKTSGWSRSLVLSLCLLVLLYLPLHTIHALHLFDPSRQWPLWANYLSSILFQAYGLVPPVLFITSRQKGSESLALKTATQQIKSIPQTPSEICLTERMPKGKARLKV; encoded by the exons ATGCATCATGCTGGTGTGTGTCCCCCTGCTGGTCAGACAGTTCACTGTgtggctgctgctgcttctcatcctcaacacacacctgcattgCATTGTCGGTTTGGAAACAG GTACACAGGCTTGGTAACACGTCGGCGGATGCTGTGCCTGGTGCTCCTCAGCTGGCTTTGCTCAGTGGTAACAGCTTTCTCACAGTTTATTGTGTGCAACTCAATAGACACTTGGGGCACGGAAGGCCTGGGATTCATTTGGACCAACCATACTCTTCATAAGCCACACCATCCGGCCCCATCTGTGATTGGCAAATACCTTCCTTATGGTGGATTCCTGTCGAAGTTCCTGGTGGAGGACTTAAACAACTTCACCTATGCAGAGATTCACAGCAGTCACTGGGGCGTCTGTGCTCATGACACTGTTCTCAGTCCAGCCTTTTTAGTCTATGTCTATgatgttgctgtttttttcatcCCTCTCCTTATTCTGCTTGGTATCTATATAGATCTAAACTGTGTGATGTCACACCAGGCTGTGATGAGTCTCTCTGAGCTGCAGATGAAAACCTCAGGCTGGTCTCGCTCTCTGGTTCTGTCCTTGTGTCTTCTGGTTCTCCTATACCTACCCTTACACACCATCCATGCTTTGCATCTCTTTGACCCCAGTCGCCAATGGCCTCTTTGGGCAAATTATCTATCCTCCATCCTCTTCCAGGCTTATGGCTTGGTTCCTCCAGTTCTTTTCATTACTTCTCGTCAAAAAGGGAGTGAATCTCTGGCTTTAAAAACAGCTACCCAACAGATAAAGTCTATTCCCCAAACACCCTCAGAGATCTGTTTAACTGAGCGAATGCCAAAAGGCAAAGCACGTCTAAAGGTGTGA
- the LOC124384926 gene encoding uncharacterized protein LOC124384926 isoform X2 produces the protein MNQVWLFSMVQCVLSVFVIGMNVRLCMLSDTSRHLKSVSSCLKFCLGWVGAIGGALDIPVNMLLNLRSTQCLYTCIMLVCVPLLVRQFTVWLLLLLILNTHLHCIVGLETGTQAW, from the exons ATGAATCAGGTGTGGCTGTTCTCCATGGTGCAGTGTGTGCTGTCGGTGTTCGTGATCGGCATGAACGTTAGGCTATGTATGCTTTCGGATACTAGCCGACACCTAAAGAGCGTTTCCTCCTGTCTAAAGTTCTGTTTGGGCTGGGTGGGAGCTATTGGGGGTGCCCTGGACATTCCAGTTAACATGCTGCTGAACCTCAGGAGCACTCAGTGCCTGTACACATGCATCATGCTGGTGTGTGTCCCCCTGCTGGTCAGACAGTTCACTGTgtggctgctgctgcttctcatcctcaacacacacctgcattgCATTGTCGGTTTGGAAACAG GTACACAGGCTTGGTAA